Below is a window of Camelina sativa cultivar DH55 chromosome 11, Cs, whole genome shotgun sequence DNA.
AAGTTTAACAGAGGTCGCGGCGGTAGAGCCGGCGGTAAAAAATATGAGAGGTATTAAAAATACAGACTAAAATTATAGTTGCAGAAGAACCAAGACAACGTCGTAGTTAGTATAACTGGCACAAGCTTTTTACGATTGTTGTATCTTTTTCTTGGTTCTATTACGATTGTTTTATCTGGAACCAGACAAAGGAAGACCAGTGTTGTGACTGTTGTGCCGTTACTTAGaaattttgatcatttttttttgcaatcaaACTCTATAAAAATGGCAGTTCCTATGAAGGCCTTCATATATGGGTTTGAAGAATATTTACAGCATATTCCAACGGTAGGATCATATATTTGGAAGATGACTTAGActgttatatataaagaaaagaacacTGGATGTCACTCCCATCACATCACAATTCATCGACATTAAGCCAGTCGTTTGAGTCTTTCTTCACTTTCACCTCTTCTAGCTGAACCCAATCTGGtgaatttttgtttgaagaATCAGAACCAGAGTTGGTAACTTTCTTGTAACTCACCTTCACGTCtccttcatcctcttcttctaaaTCACTGAATGATACATCTTCGTCGTCTTCACCAGGAGGATGATTTGTGTTTGCTCTTCCTTCAATGGCGCCGACAGATGAAGTCTCTTCTTCATCGTTCAACCAATCATCtgcatcgtcttcttcctcgtcatCCACTTGCACATTGATTAATTTAGATGAAGAAGCAGTCTCTTCAATGACAGATTTGTCAACAATTTGTATCTCCTTGCTCTCAATTGGGTGCTTGTCTGTTTGAAAGTCGGATGACTTTATCGTACTTACGATTCTGACagttgctgcttctggtaaaGGTTCATGAGGCACATCAAGAGGTTGTTCCACAATGACAGCATTATTAGCTTCAGAACTCCCTGCTTCCATaggtaatttgtttgttttctgtaGTTCGTGTGATAACATTGCTCTTGCTTCGAGTACCTTTATATgcaaagacaaataaaaacattagtGACATGAACAATAAATTTATCTAACTTTATCCCAGGAAACCTGATTGACTTGCTACCATCAAATCTAGCACCACTTGTAAAAACTACTTACAAATCTAGCAAACCTGATtgatttgctatatatatactattcaaTAATGAGGATCATTGTTTTGACACAAATTCGATTACCATTATACTATCTAGAAGAGCAATGGAGTTGAGAATCCAACATACCTGAGGAGTAGACAGAAGCAAAGCATCGTCTTTACTGAGTATAGGATGCACGAGAACAAAGTAAATCCTCCAGAAGCAATTCTCACTCATATATTCAGGACAAAGCTCAATTCTCAAAGAAGCCAAGCTCGGTGCAAGCCTCTCCACGGCCAAGGCATGCTCATATTGAGCATCGCTCATCTCAAAGTCTGCAAAATtagttgaaaacaaaacaaaccaacaccaaaatcatgaaatcatataaactgAAACAAACTTCACTATTCCTTAGTTGATTAGCACAGACTGAGAAACTTACCATTAAAGctatcatcttcctcatcagGTATAGGAAAATCCAACCAAGTCTCAGGATGCATCGCAAGATCCTTGGCAAAGGAAACTAATTCCTCTGTGACTCCAACATCCTTGTCGTAATCCTTCAAATCCACATCTTCTGAGCTCAATTG
It encodes the following:
- the LOC104727254 gene encoding uncharacterized protein LOC104727254, with the protein product MAWLARSIANSLKLDEDDEDDQKQRVGGDDETVSNQSISDSQSPRGVKEDITELTKTLRSQFWGVASFLSPPPPSSPDLKERTDHAREGGDEDLIAGIKNDFAEIGGRFRTGMSRLSGNLPVSELRTGISKLSVHLPVSEFTKIASNFLQLSSEDVDLKDYDKDVGVTEELVSFAKDLAMHPETWLDFPIPDEEDDSFNDFEMSDAQYEHALAVERLAPSLASLRIELCPEYMSENCFWRIYFVLVHPILSKDDALLLSTPQVLEARAMLSHELQKTNKLPMEAGSSEANNAVIVEQPLDVPHEPLPEAATVRIVSTIKSSDFQTDKHPIESKEIQIVDKSVIEETASSSKLINVQVDDEEEDDADDWLNDEEETSSVGAIEGRANTNHPPGEDDEDVSFSDLEEEDEGDVKVSYKKVTNSGSDSSNKNSPDWVQLEEVKVKKDSNDWLNVDEL